Proteins encoded within one genomic window of uncultured Draconibacterium sp.:
- a CDS encoding YeeE/YedE thiosulfate transporter family protein: MKKMRSRKYMNPYLAGFLLGLTLLGSIYITGRGLGASGAMKSVVIEGVNTIAPQHAENTQYYADYAAEHPNGPMRSWLVIEVLGVIIGAFFSGVISDRVGWKLEKGPRATNTMRVIGAIVGGALFGLGSQLGRGCTSGSALSGMGVMSFGGIITMMAIFGMAYMLAFFFRRLWLK, from the coding sequence ATTAAAAAGATGAGATCGAGAAAATATATGAATCCTTACCTGGCAGGTTTTCTTTTAGGGTTAACGTTGTTGGGTAGTATTTACATTACCGGACGTGGGCTTGGGGCAAGCGGAGCTATGAAAAGTGTTGTAATTGAAGGAGTAAACACAATTGCACCTCAACATGCCGAAAATACCCAATATTATGCCGATTATGCAGCTGAACACCCAAATGGCCCTATGCGTTCGTGGCTGGTAATTGAAGTGTTGGGTGTTATTATCGGTGCTTTCTTTTCAGGGGTAATATCCGACCGCGTTGGCTGGAAACTGGAAAAAGGGCCAAGAGCGACCAATACGATGCGGGTTATTGGAGCAATCGTTGGTGGCGCTTTATTCGGATTGGGATCTCAACTAGGCAGAGGATGTACCAGTGGCTCTGCTCTTAGCGGAATGGGAGTAATGTCGTTTGGTGGTATTATTACCATGATGGCCATTTTTGGAATGGCTTATATGCTGGCTTTTTTCTTCAGACGATTGTGGCTGAAATAA
- a CDS encoding sigma-54 dependent transcriptional regulator: MSKILVIDDERSIRNTLKDILEYEKYEVDLAEDGTKGIEKIRSGEYDVVLCDIKMPGLDGIEVLERAVVLAPDTPIVMISGHGNIDTAVDSIKKGAFDYIEKPLDLNRLLITIRNAMDKSTLVTETKILKKKVNKKFEIIGESKAITEIIEMADRVAPTDARVLITGANGSGKELVARRIHDQSNRSSGPFVEVNCAAIPSELIESELFGHEKGAFTSAVKQRKGKFEQANGGTLFLDEIGDMSLSAQAKVLRALQESIISRVGGDKHIKVDVRVVAATNKNLADEIDQNKFREDLYHRLSVILIHVPTLNERLDDIPLLASHFVKQICGEYGMQEKTISEKGIKELQKINWTGNIREFRNVIERLIILCDKEITDADVLKFAAPLK, translated from the coding sequence ATGTCAAAAATCCTGGTAATAGATGATGAGAGAAGTATTCGGAACACTTTAAAAGATATTCTCGAATACGAGAAATATGAAGTAGATCTGGCAGAAGATGGAACAAAAGGAATTGAAAAAATCCGTTCGGGCGAGTACGACGTGGTGTTGTGCGATATTAAAATGCCGGGATTAGACGGGATTGAAGTACTGGAACGCGCGGTAGTTCTTGCACCCGATACGCCGATTGTTATGATTTCGGGACACGGAAATATCGATACAGCTGTTGATTCGATAAAAAAAGGAGCGTTCGATTATATTGAAAAGCCGCTTGATTTGAACCGCTTGCTGATTACCATTCGCAATGCCATGGATAAATCAACCCTGGTTACCGAAACCAAAATTCTAAAGAAAAAGGTTAATAAGAAGTTTGAAATTATTGGTGAGTCAAAAGCTATTACCGAGATTATAGAAATGGCCGACCGTGTTGCTCCAACCGATGCACGGGTTTTAATTACCGGTGCAAACGGTTCGGGAAAAGAGCTGGTAGCCCGTCGAATTCACGATCAGAGTAACCGTTCATCAGGACCATTTGTTGAAGTGAATTGTGCGGCTATCCCTTCTGAATTGATTGAGAGTGAGTTGTTTGGTCACGAAAAAGGCGCGTTTACTTCGGCAGTAAAACAACGCAAAGGAAAGTTTGAGCAAGCCAACGGTGGAACACTTTTCCTGGATGAGATTGGCGATATGAGTCTTTCGGCACAAGCCAAAGTTTTACGTGCACTGCAGGAAAGTATTATCAGTCGTGTTGGCGGCGATAAACACATAAAGGTTGACGTTCGTGTTGTGGCTGCTACCAATAAAAACCTGGCCGACGAAATCGATCAGAATAAGTTCCGCGAAGACCTTTATCACCGTTTAAGTGTGATTTTAATTCATGTTCCTACGCTTAATGAACGCCTCGACGATATTCCATTACTTGCCAGTCACTTTGTTAAGCAAATTTGTGGCGAGTACGGAATGCAGGAAAAAACGATTTCAGAGAAAGGTATTAAAGAGTTGCAAAAAATTAACTGGACCGGAAATATCCGCGAGTTCAGAAATGTAATTGAACGCCTGATAATTCTTTGTGATAAGGAAATTACCGATGCTGATGTACTGAAATTTGCAGCGCCTTTGAAATAG
- a CDS encoding IS4 family transposase, with amino-acid sequence MNQGKYIFAQLTDFLPRRVFDRIVSKHNGNKYVRTFTCWNQMLCMVFGQLTSRDSMRDLLLSLEAHKSKYYHLGFGSTITRRNLGKANEKRSYKIFEDFAYVLIEEARKSCYRSDFEINVDGNIYAFDSSTIDLCLSVFWWAEFRKTKGGIKLHTLYDVKTSIPTFLYISNAKMHDVNALDLISYEPGSFYVIDKAYIDFKRLYHLHQQRAFFVTRAKDNMRFKRLYSNPVDKATGVKYDQIGKLETYYPSKDYPEKLRRVKYYDCESDKELIFLTNNMELKPTEIAYLYKKRWEVELFFKWMKQHLKIKSFWGTTINAVKIQMYCAIIAYCLVALIGNRLKVNRSIYEILQILSISLLDKTPVKEVLTKYDYKNIKELKNKQLIISGF; translated from the coding sequence ATGAACCAAGGCAAATATATCTTCGCACAACTTACAGATTTTTTACCCAGACGTGTATTTGACAGAATTGTCAGCAAACACAACGGGAATAAGTATGTGAGAACTTTTACATGTTGGAATCAAATGCTATGTATGGTATTTGGACAGCTAACTTCAAGAGACAGTATGAGAGATCTACTCTTAAGTCTTGAAGCTCATAAATCTAAATATTATCATCTCGGATTTGGTTCAACAATAACTCGAAGAAACCTTGGCAAAGCCAATGAAAAACGTAGTTATAAAATCTTTGAAGATTTTGCTTATGTTCTCATAGAGGAAGCACGCAAAAGCTGCTACAGATCGGATTTTGAAATCAACGTTGACGGCAATATTTATGCATTTGATTCATCAACAATAGATCTTTGTCTTAGCGTATTCTGGTGGGCTGAGTTTCGGAAAACAAAAGGTGGCATTAAACTGCACACTTTGTATGATGTTAAAACATCTATACCTACGTTCTTGTATATCTCAAATGCCAAAATGCACGATGTCAATGCACTTGATTTAATCTCATATGAGCCTGGAAGCTTTTATGTGATCGACAAAGCTTACATTGATTTTAAAAGGCTATATCATCTTCACCAGCAGCGGGCTTTCTTTGTTACACGGGCAAAAGATAACATGCGATTTAAGCGGTTGTATTCAAACCCCGTTGACAAAGCAACCGGAGTGAAATATGATCAAATCGGCAAGTTGGAAACTTATTACCCAAGCAAAGATTATCCAGAGAAGCTTAGGAGAGTAAAATACTATGATTGTGAATCAGATAAGGAACTAATTTTCCTTACCAACAACATGGAACTTAAACCTACCGAAATAGCTTATCTGTATAAGAAGCGTTGGGAAGTAGAACTGTTCTTCAAGTGGATGAAACAGCATCTGAAGATAAAATCCTTTTGGGGAACAACTATTAATGCTGTAAAAATCCAAATGTATTGTGCGATCATCGCATACTGTCTTGTTGCCCTAATTGGTAACAGGTTGAAAGTTAACCGCTCAATCTACGAAATCCTACAAATCCTTAGCATATCTCTACTCGATAAAACTCCTGTAAAAGAAGTGCTTACGAAATACGATTACAAAAATATCAAAGAACTAAAAAATAAACAATTAATAATCAGCGGGTTTTAA
- a CDS encoding YeeE/YedE thiosulfate transporter family protein — MSSEQTNIKEPKYINPYLGGVLLGLLVLATVFITGRGLGASGAVKSAVVTTSNTVAPKATEANAYMCQFLSDDHSPMNTWLVFESLGLLLGGILSGIVFGRMKKFRIDKGPQISNKKRLILALIGGALFGLGSQFGRGCTSGAALSGTATFALGGVIVMFSIFGTGYLVAYFFRKFWI; from the coding sequence ATGAGTTCAGAACAAACAAATATAAAAGAACCGAAATACATCAACCCTTATTTAGGGGGTGTTTTACTCGGGTTACTGGTTCTTGCAACCGTATTTATTACGGGCCGCGGACTGGGTGCCAGCGGAGCAGTTAAAAGTGCAGTTGTAACAACATCAAATACCGTTGCGCCAAAAGCTACTGAGGCTAATGCATATATGTGTCAGTTTCTTAGCGACGATCATTCGCCAATGAATACCTGGTTGGTGTTCGAGTCGCTGGGGCTTTTGCTGGGCGGCATTCTTTCCGGTATTGTTTTCGGAAGGATGAAGAAATTCAGAATTGACAAGGGACCTCAGATTTCCAATAAAAAACGACTCATTTTAGCACTAATCGGTGGAGCCCTTTTTGGATTGGGTAGTCAGTTTGGCCGCGGATGTACCAGTGGAGCCGCATTAAGTGGTACCGCTACTTTTGCCTTAGGTGGCGTAATTGTAATGTTTTCCATTTTTGGCACAGGCTACCTGGTAGCTTACTTTTTTAGAAAATTTTGGATATAG
- a CDS encoding rhodanese-like domain-containing protein: MHIHELNPWRTLIAVSVFVVILVIGFLTMPKPLFEYQKSMDESIEALLDGEDYFYPWELVDVIANKPDSIVLFDIRDNFVFGQGHIPGAENLSANTLTDPDNLERLEALRDMGVTIVLYGENELQANGPWMFFRQVGFNNIKLLLGGYEYYKANEDNLENTINDDAYFSGFPRFNYAEMAAPKDGSELNADQDNKPVQVRRREKTSVAAGGC, translated from the coding sequence ATGCATATACATGAACTAAATCCGTGGAGAACATTAATCGCAGTATCAGTATTTGTGGTTATTCTCGTTATTGGCTTTTTAACCATGCCAAAACCTTTGTTTGAATACCAAAAAAGCATGGACGAAAGTATTGAGGCTTTGCTCGATGGTGAGGATTATTTTTACCCGTGGGAGCTGGTAGATGTGATCGCCAATAAACCCGACAGTATCGTATTGTTCGATATCCGCGATAACTTTGTTTTCGGACAAGGACATATTCCCGGAGCTGAGAATCTATCGGCAAATACGTTAACCGATCCTGATAATTTAGAACGTTTGGAAGCACTTCGCGATATGGGCGTAACCATTGTTTTATATGGCGAAAACGAACTGCAGGCAAATGGTCCGTGGATGTTTTTCCGACAGGTAGGATTTAACAACATCAAACTGTTGCTGGGTGGTTATGAGTACTACAAAGCCAATGAAGACAACCTGGAAAATACCATTAACGATGATGCGTATTTTAGCGGATTCCCGCGGTTTAATTATGCTGAAATGGCTGCGCCAAAAGATGGTTCTGAACTAAATGCTGATCAGGATAACAAACCTGTGCAGGTGCGCCGTCGAGAAAAAACAAGTGTTGCCGCAGGAGGTTGCTAA
- the nrfD gene encoding NrfD/PsrC family molybdoenzyme membrane anchor subunit has product MKEELFVSGRNIPNIDPYLNIWHWQIPLYLFLGGLAAGILFFAGYYVVRGKENEMKTTVKIAPIIAPIALVLGLFALFLDLKHKLFFWQLYTTIRLESPMGWGAWTLMIITPISFIWVASYMKELIPGWNWKFDFLEKFEAFVIKNRVALAWIMMIYAIILGVYTGILLSAFNARPLWNTSILGPLFLVSGFSTGLAAIIWMSKDANERKILSRIDLVFIFIEIFLIVHLFMGFLAGSETAIEAANLFLGGEFTVSFWVFVVAIGLIFPALFETLEIWGMHVPKWLPPVMILFGGFMFRFIMVEAGQITRYLY; this is encoded by the coding sequence ATGAAAGAAGAATTATTTGTAAGCGGACGAAATATTCCGAACATTGATCCATACCTTAATATATGGCACTGGCAAATTCCACTCTATTTGTTTTTAGGTGGTTTGGCTGCCGGTATCCTGTTTTTTGCCGGATATTATGTGGTCAGGGGAAAAGAAAACGAAATGAAGACAACAGTTAAAATTGCTCCGATCATTGCACCAATTGCATTGGTACTGGGCTTATTTGCGCTGTTTTTAGATTTGAAACATAAACTGTTCTTTTGGCAATTGTACACAACTATCCGATTGGAATCGCCAATGGGATGGGGAGCCTGGACATTGATGATCATTACTCCAATATCGTTTATTTGGGTGGCCAGTTACATGAAAGAACTGATCCCGGGCTGGAACTGGAAATTTGATTTTCTGGAAAAGTTTGAGGCCTTTGTTATTAAAAACAGAGTTGCTCTTGCCTGGATTATGATGATCTATGCGATTATTCTGGGTGTTTACACCGGAATATTACTATCGGCTTTTAATGCACGTCCGTTATGGAATACATCCATTCTTGGGCCGCTTTTCCTTGTCTCCGGATTTTCTACCGGACTTGCCGCTATTATCTGGATGAGTAAAGATGCCAACGAACGGAAAATATTAAGCCGGATCGACCTTGTTTTTATTTTCATAGAAATCTTTCTGATCGTTCACCTTTTTATGGGATTTCTGGCCGGCTCGGAAACAGCAATCGAAGCTGCCAACTTATTCCTTGGCGGAGAATTCACTGTAAGTTTCTGGGTGTTTGTTGTAGCCATCGGTTTAATCTTCCCGGCCTTATTCGAAACCCTCGAAATTTGGGGAATGCACGTACCAAAATGGTTACCTCCGGTAATGATTTTATTTGGTGGTTTTATGTTCCGTTTCATTATGGTTGAAGCCGGGCAAATTACACGTTATCTCTACTAA
- a CDS encoding rhodanese-like domain-containing protein: protein MNRNYILLTVLMLVLAVGTLFLTTDDEPKQIAPEELLQEIIQPTRYVTTDQVAKMIIQGDPSLLMVDVRPAAEYDEYALPGSLNIPLEDLLNDGNLGYFGVPGIKVVFISNDDIRADQTWVLTKRLGIDGTYVMKGGLNCWMQTIIDPAQPNADAPSVDHELYAFRKGAQIYFTGAEAATPEGDNVEVQVRRREKSNVAAGGC from the coding sequence ATGAATAGAAACTATATTTTACTAACCGTACTTATGCTTGTGTTGGCGGTAGGCACTTTGTTTTTAACCACAGATGATGAGCCAAAACAAATTGCTCCTGAGGAACTGCTGCAGGAAATTATTCAGCCTACACGATATGTAACCACCGATCAGGTAGCTAAAATGATCATTCAGGGCGATCCGTCGTTGTTAATGGTTGATGTGCGTCCGGCAGCAGAGTATGACGAATATGCATTGCCGGGTTCGTTAAATATCCCACTTGAGGATTTGCTAAACGATGGCAATCTTGGATACTTTGGAGTTCCGGGCATTAAAGTGGTGTTTATTTCAAACGACGATATCCGCGCCGATCAAACATGGGTATTGACCAAACGTTTGGGAATTGATGGCACTTATGTAATGAAAGGCGGCTTAAATTGCTGGATGCAAACCATTATCGATCCTGCGCAACCAAATGCTGATGCACCTTCTGTTGATCACGAACTTTATGCATTTCGTAAAGGAGCACAAATTTATTTTACCGGCGCTGAAGCAGCAACTCCTGAAGGCGACAATGTTGAAGTACAGGTTCGCAGAAGAGAAAAATCAAACGTTGCAGCTGGTGGTTGCTAA
- a CDS encoding YeeE/YedE thiosulfate transporter family protein — protein MGPLIPNGVIGGGWDFVIAILLGVAFGFILEASGFSSSRNLAGVFYGYNFVVLRVFFTALIVAMVGLLYFDYVGWISLSQIFILPTFLGPMIVGGVIMGVGFVLGGFCPGTSFTGIAIGKLDAVFFAIGLYVGIFGFSLAFPLFENFFTSGNLGNVTLTDLTGIPAPVFAVLFTVVALAAFWGTMFIEKRVRKNMKQYH, from the coding sequence ATGGGACCTTTAATTCCTAATGGTGTAATTGGCGGCGGATGGGATTTTGTTATCGCAATTCTACTCGGAGTCGCATTTGGATTTATTCTCGAAGCATCGGGTTTTTCTTCATCAAGAAACCTTGCCGGCGTGTTTTACGGCTATAACTTTGTTGTGCTTCGCGTATTTTTTACTGCGTTAATCGTAGCAATGGTTGGCCTGTTATATTTCGATTATGTTGGCTGGATCAGTCTCTCGCAAATATTTATTCTTCCCACATTTTTAGGACCAATGATCGTTGGTGGTGTAATAATGGGAGTTGGATTTGTATTGGGTGGTTTTTGCCCGGGAACCAGTTTTACCGGAATTGCCATTGGTAAACTCGATGCCGTATTTTTTGCGATTGGGCTTTACGTGGGAATCTTTGGTTTTTCGCTGGCATTTCCATTGTTCGAAAACTTCTTTACCAGTGGAAACCTCGGAAACGTTACACTTACCGATCTGACCGGTATTCCTGCTCCGGTGTTTGCTGTACTGTTTACAGTGGTGGCGCTTGCTGCTTTCTGGGGAACAATGTTTATCGAGAAGCGTGTTCGTAAAAACATGAAGCAATATCACTAG
- a CDS encoding tetrathionate reductase family octaheme c-type cytochrome, translating into MIRRIIIPLVVVVVVIAAIQLFHKNKPFYDLKLEKLRQEYAIKPVPSVDHSKFTILQSEFETPQEVTEACLTCHTEVHKEVMASNHWNWERVAYVEGRGIRAIGKKNLLNNFCIGSQTNEQACAKCHIGFGMSNDHFDFKNAQNVDCMVCHDNSEEYKKGASMAGYPDRSVNLSKVAQSVGKPTKNNCGACHFYSGGGNNVKHGDLEAAQTACTRDVDVHMAANGLNMSCVDCHTAENHEIKGKLYSVSSENINRLNCEDCHTNMPHFNQMLNRHTAKIACQTCHIPTYAKENATKMQWNWSEAGKLKDGKPYMEEDSLGNHTYMSIKGSFKWERNVQPDYVWFNGTADHYMMGDSINEIPVQMNRLFGAHDDPNSKIIPVKIHVGDQIYDKKYNILIQPKLYAAEKGDSAYWKDFNWDQASAAGMKRLGFPYSGEYGFVKTEMYWPLNHMVAPKEQSVSCAECHTRNNGRLAKLTGFYVPGRDNNPILDEFGFWLIILSLGGVVIHAAIRLFYSMSHKEYETDIIDYDNQSN; encoded by the coding sequence ATGATTAGGAGAATAATAATACCTTTAGTTGTTGTGGTTGTAGTAATTGCAGCTATCCAGCTTTTTCATAAGAACAAACCGTTTTATGATTTGAAGCTTGAAAAACTACGTCAGGAATATGCGATAAAGCCGGTTCCTTCTGTTGATCACAGTAAATTTACAATACTTCAGTCCGAATTTGAAACACCGCAGGAAGTAACAGAGGCGTGTTTAACCTGCCATACCGAGGTGCATAAAGAAGTGATGGCTTCAAATCACTGGAACTGGGAACGTGTTGCTTATGTTGAAGGGCGTGGAATTCGTGCAATTGGAAAAAAGAACCTGTTGAATAACTTTTGTATCGGATCGCAAACCAATGAACAGGCTTGTGCAAAATGCCATATAGGTTTTGGGATGAGTAATGACCATTTTGATTTTAAAAATGCCCAAAATGTAGATTGTATGGTATGTCACGATAATTCAGAAGAATACAAAAAAGGAGCTTCAATGGCCGGTTACCCCGACCGCAGTGTAAACCTTAGCAAGGTAGCCCAAAGTGTGGGGAAACCTACCAAAAATAATTGTGGTGCGTGCCATTTTTACAGTGGTGGTGGAAATAACGTAAAACACGGCGATTTGGAAGCAGCTCAAACAGCTTGTACCCGCGATGTGGATGTACACATGGCTGCAAATGGGCTGAATATGAGTTGTGTTGATTGTCATACGGCGGAAAATCATGAAATTAAAGGTAAACTTTACTCGGTATCGTCGGAAAACATTAATCGTTTAAACTGTGAAGACTGCCATACAAATATGCCCCACTTTAACCAGATGTTAAACCGGCATACCGCAAAGATTGCCTGTCAAACCTGCCATATTCCAACCTACGCAAAAGAGAATGCTACCAAAATGCAATGGAATTGGTCGGAAGCCGGGAAGTTGAAAGATGGAAAACCTTATATGGAGGAGGATTCGTTGGGTAACCACACTTACATGTCGATTAAGGGTTCGTTTAAATGGGAAAGGAATGTGCAACCTGATTATGTTTGGTTTAACGGAACTGCCGACCATTATATGATGGGAGACTCAATCAACGAAATTCCGGTGCAAATGAACAGGTTGTTTGGTGCGCATGATGATCCGAATTCTAAAATTATTCCGGTGAAAATTCATGTTGGTGATCAGATATATGACAAGAAATACAACATTCTGATTCAACCCAAATTATATGCTGCCGAAAAAGGAGATAGTGCCTACTGGAAAGACTTTAACTGGGATCAGGCTTCGGCTGCCGGAATGAAACGCTTAGGCTTTCCTTACAGTGGAGAATATGGTTTTGTGAAAACCGAAATGTACTGGCCGTTAAACCACATGGTTGCACCAAAAGAGCAGTCGGTGTCTTGTGCCGAATGCCATACACGAAACAACGGACGGCTTGCAAAGTTAACCGGTTTTTATGTGCCTGGCCGCGACAATAATCCGATTCTCGATGAGTTTGGATTTTGGCTTATCATCCTTTCACTTGGGGGTGTTGTTATTCATGCAGCTATTCGATTATTTTATTCAATGAGTCATAAAGAGTACGAAACAGATATAATAGATTACGATAATCAATCCAATTAA
- a CDS encoding YeeE/YedE thiosulfate transporter family protein, translating into MAPLVPDIIGNEFNFVVALFVGIAFGYILEQAGFSSTKKLVGLFYGYDFTVLRVFFTAGVTAMIGVVLLAHFGLLDISLIYINPTFLWSAIVGGAIMGAGFIIGGFCPGTSVCAASIGKLDGWAFIFGSLIGILFFSEFYPVFEPLYMAKAMGPVRIDVFFGLSPVAWAFILTSIAILAFYGTTWIEYRVRNKQMKFSRLTLNRTYVVSAIPFVLILLAAVFPSRNERIQKLVADKKEQGKCVFKEISSDKLADELVNNYYKINLIDVRTKEEFEKDHLPLAINIPLDEFLDRKYEDYFKQKHKTNIFYSNDPTTHKEACLTARFVGKSNNLILRETADGFKQTILQAQAPDSNAGKEVYEEYLFRSEAARKLDELQTAFENLNKPVTKEVKKATGGCS; encoded by the coding sequence ATGGCACCATTAGTTCCTGATATAATTGGCAATGAATTTAATTTTGTAGTGGCATTGTTTGTAGGTATCGCTTTCGGATATATACTTGAACAAGCCGGATTTTCGAGTACAAAAAAGCTGGTAGGTTTATTTTATGGCTACGATTTTACCGTGTTGCGCGTGTTTTTCACAGCTGGCGTAACCGCGATGATTGGCGTTGTGCTGCTCGCACATTTTGGCTTACTTGATATCAGCTTGATTTATATTAATCCCACATTTTTGTGGTCGGCGATTGTTGGCGGAGCAATTATGGGTGCCGGTTTTATTATTGGCGGTTTTTGTCCCGGAACAAGTGTTTGTGCGGCATCTATCGGAAAACTCGATGGCTGGGCATTTATTTTTGGATCATTGATCGGAATCTTGTTTTTTTCTGAATTTTATCCGGTGTTTGAACCATTGTACATGGCAAAAGCAATGGGGCCGGTTCGTATTGATGTTTTCTTTGGTTTATCGCCAGTAGCCTGGGCTTTTATTTTAACTTCCATTGCAATTCTTGCTTTTTACGGAACAACCTGGATAGAATATCGTGTGCGTAATAAACAAATGAAGTTTAGCCGCTTAACACTAAATCGCACTTATGTTGTGTCGGCAATTCCTTTTGTGTTGATTTTGCTTGCTGCTGTTTTTCCTTCGCGCAACGAGAGGATCCAGAAGCTGGTGGCCGATAAAAAAGAACAAGGTAAATGTGTTTTTAAAGAAATCTCATCTGATAAACTGGCCGACGAGCTGGTAAATAATTACTATAAAATCAATTTAATTGATGTTCGAACAAAAGAGGAGTTTGAAAAGGATCACTTGCCGTTGGCCATTAATATTCCGTTAGATGAATTTCTTGATCGTAAGTATGAAGATTATTTCAAACAAAAACATAAAACAAATATTTTTTACTCTAACGATCCCACAACGCATAAAGAAGCTTGTTTAACCGCACGTTTTGTAGGAAAATCGAACAACCTGATTTTGCGCGAAACAGCTGATGGTTTTAAACAAACAATTCTTCAGGCACAGGCTCCTGATTCTAATGCAGGGAAAGAGGTGTACGAAGAATACTTGTTTCGCTCGGAAGCTGCACGGAAATTGGATGAATTGCAAACAGCATTCGAGAATCTGAATAAACCGGTTACCAAGGAAGTGAAGAAAGCTACAGGGGGATGTAGTTAA
- a CDS encoding cytochrome b/b6 domain-containing protein — MPKVYIYKRFNRFWHWSQAALILFLAITGFEVHDSIHLFGYEKAVYFHRVASYAFLVLIAFAIFWHATTGEWKQYIPNVKMLSAQIKYYINGIFRKEPHPMKKTPLRKLNPLQAFTYLGFKLVLVPMMVISGLLYMYHKTVNANNEIVIRDINLGSIANWHSFGAFLLIAFVIIHVYMTTTGHTYTSNIKAMITGYEELEDEEEPAAQQNSEEKKK; from the coding sequence ATGCCTAAAGTATATATTTATAAACGATTTAACCGTTTCTGGCACTGGTCGCAGGCAGCACTGATCCTGTTTCTGGCAATTACCGGTTTCGAAGTTCACGACTCAATTCATTTGTTTGGTTACGAAAAGGCAGTGTATTTTCACCGTGTGGCTTCTTATGCCTTTCTGGTGCTGATTGCTTTTGCCATATTTTGGCATGCAACAACAGGTGAGTGGAAACAATATATCCCGAATGTTAAAATGTTATCAGCACAAATTAAATACTACATAAACGGGATTTTTAGGAAGGAACCTCATCCGATGAAAAAAACTCCACTTCGTAAATTGAATCCACTTCAGGCTTTTACTTATTTGGGATTTAAGCTGGTTTTGGTTCCTATGATGGTAATTTCCGGCCTGTTGTACATGTACCACAAAACCGTAAATGCCAATAACGAAATTGTAATTCGTGATATTAATCTTGGAAGTATTGCAAACTGGCATTCTTTCGGTGCCTTTTTACTGATTGCCTTTGTTATTATTCATGTTTACATGACCACTACCGGACATACCTATACGTCGAACATAAAAGCAATGATTACCGGTTACGAAGAACTGGAAGATGAAGAAGAACCGGCTGCGCAACAAAATAGTGAAGAGAAGAAAAAGTAA
- a CDS encoding CDP-alcohol phosphatidyltransferase family protein — translation MKNIIKQIPNFITTLNLLSGVIATIFAIDGHLIWAGIFICAASVFDFADGLAARALKAYSEIGKQLDSLSDLVSFGVAPGAILFTLLEFSLFGENQPIHEISADWWQWIILFSAFLVPVFGALRLAKFNVFLSDEPFFRGLPIPSNGIFWASLGLMLEFPKYHDNFQMLYSTKNLVILGIFMSGMMVIDLPMFSLKVKNLHLKDNWYRYLFLALSAILLLVFNVYGLALIILLYIILNVIFYLFKVEF, via the coding sequence ATGAAAAACATTATTAAACAGATACCCAACTTTATTACAACCCTCAATCTGTTATCAGGAGTAATTGCTACAATTTTTGCCATCGACGGACACCTGATATGGGCAGGAATTTTTATTTGTGCCGCCTCGGTCTTTGACTTTGCCGACGGACTGGCAGCACGAGCATTAAAAGCCTATTCTGAAATCGGAAAACAACTTGATTCTTTATCCGATTTAGTGTCGTTTGGAGTGGCTCCCGGAGCTATTCTTTTTACTTTACTCGAGTTTTCATTATTTGGAGAAAACCAACCCATACACGAAATAAGTGCTGATTGGTGGCAGTGGATCATTCTATTTTCTGCTTTTCTGGTGCCGGTTTTTGGTGCACTTCGTTTGGCAAAATTTAATGTTTTCCTGAGCGATGAACCATTTTTCAGAGGTTTGCCTATTCCTTCAAACGGAATATTTTGGGCTTCGCTGGGATTGATGCTTGAATTCCCAAAATACCACGATAATTTTCAAATGCTGTATTCCACAAAAAACCTGGTTATACTGGGGATTTTTATGTCGGGGATGATGGTGATCGACTTACCCATGTTTTCGCTTAAAGTGAAAAACCTGCATTTAAAAGACAACTGGTATCGTTACCTGTTCCTCGCTTTATCAGCCATTTTACTTCTCGTTTTTAACGTTTACGGATTAGCGCTGATCATCTTACTCTACATTATTCTTAATGTGATTTTTTACCTTTTTAAGGTGGAATTTTAG